A genomic segment from Pelobates fuscus isolate aPelFus1 chromosome 7, aPelFus1.pri, whole genome shotgun sequence encodes:
- the LRRC8D gene encoding volume-regulated anion channel subunit LRRC8D gives MFTLSEVASLNDIQPTYRILKPWWDVFMDYLAVVMLMVAIFAGTMQLTKDQVVCLPVLESAVNTRTPMSRSSENNPQVTSTFEETTIVAKETLQSTLSPVTQEFIKIPLVRPTGSQINPSESSNHQLKKEERDPGGKKTNLDYQQYIFINQMCYHVALPWYSKYFPYLALIHTIILMVSSNFWFKYPKTCSKIEHFVSILGKCFESPWTTKALSETACEDSEENKQRLTGAQSFRKHLSNSSEDGSPSPSTPMISKSGLKFSADKPVVEFPSMTILDKKDGEQAKALFEKVRKFRTHVEDSDLIYKLYVVQTVIKTVKFIFILCYTLTFVTAISFKHICIPKVEHLTGYQEFECTHNMAFMLKKLLISYIALICVYGLVCLYTLFWLFRRPLKEYSFEKVREESSFSDIPDVKNDFAFLLHMVDQYDQLYSKRFGVFLSEVSENKLREISLNHEWTFEKLRQHISRNAQDKQELHLFMLSGVPDAVFELTDLEVLRLELIPEAKIPAKISQMTALQELHLYHCPAKVEQTAFSFLRDNLKCLHVKFTDVAEIPAWVYLLKNLRELYLMGNLNSENNKMIGLESLRELRHLKILYVKSNLSKIPSNITDVAPHLTKLVIHNDGTKLVVLNSLKKMMNIAELELYHCELERIPHAIFSLTNLQELDLKSNSIRTIEEVISFQHLKRLTCLKLWHNKIVNIPQSISQVKNLEALYLSNNKLEALPGALFTLLKLRYLDVGHNYISMVPPEIGLLQNLQHLYITGNKVDTLPKTLFKCVKLRTLCLGQNCITAVPEKIGHLVQLTHLELKGNCLDRLPFQIIQCRLLKRNGLIVEDHLFDGLPSEVKESLEQDIAFANGI, from the coding sequence atGTTCACCCTTTCGGAGGTTGCATCACTTAATGACATACAACCCACATACCGTATTCTGAAACCATGGTGGGATGTATTTATGGATTATTTGGCGGTGGTCATGTTGATGGTTGCTATATTTGCTGGCACAATGCAGCTGACCAAAGATCAGGTTGTTTGTCTGCCAGTATTGGAATCTGCTGTAAATACAAGGACTCCAATGAGCCGATCAAGTGAGAACAACCCACAAGTCACTTCAACGTTTGAAGAGACGACCATTGTTGCCAAGGAAACTTTGCAATCAACTCTTTCTCCTGTCACACAAGAGTTTATAAAGATTCCATTAGTAAGACCTACAGGTTCTCAAATCAATCCAAGTGAATCTTCAAATCATCAATTGAAGAAAGAGGAAAGAGATCctggagggaaaaaaacaaatctgGATTATCAACAATACATTTTCATCAACCAAATGTGTTACCATGTGGCGCTTCCTTGGTACTCCAAGTATTTTCCTTACCTTGCTCTGATCCATACAATTATATTAATGGTTAGTAGCAATTTCTGGTTTAAGTATCCAAAGACTTGCTCAAAAATTGAACACTTTGTATCGATACTTGGCAAGTGCTTTGAATCCCCATGGACAACAAAAGCACTGTCCGAGACAGCATGTGAGGATTCTGAAGAGAATAAACAGAGACTTACTGGTGCACAGTCCTTCCGTAAGCACCTCTCCAACAGCAGTGAAGATGGAAGTCCAAGCCCAAGTACTCCAATGATCAGTAAGTCTGGACTTAAGTTCTCAGCTGACAAGCCTGTTGTTGAGTTTCCAAGTATGACTATTCTAGATAAAAAGGATGGCGAACAGGCAAAAGCCCTTTTTGAAAAGGTTAGAAAATTCCGTACCCATGTAGAAGACAGCGACTTGATTTATAAACTTTATGTTGTCCAAACGGTTATCAAGACTGTGAAGTTCATTTTTATTCTGTGCTACACCTTAACATTTGTGACCGCCATAAGCTTTAAACACATCTGTATTCCTAAAGTGGAACATCTTACAGGTTATCAGGAATTTGAGTGCACACATAATATGGCCTTTATGTTGAAGAAGCTCCTAATAAGTTATATTGCTCTGATTTGTGTTTATGGACTTGTTTGCTTGTATACATTGTTTTGGCTTTTCAGGAGGCCACTAAAAGAATACTCATTTGAAAAAGTGAGAGAGGAAAGCAGCTTCAGTGATATTCCTGATGTAAAAAATGACTTTGCATTCCTTTTACACATGGTTGACCAGTATGATCAGCTGTATTCTAAGCGGTTTGGTGTATTCTTGTCTGAGGTCAGTGAAAACAAATTGCGAGAAATTAGCTTGAATCACGAATGGACTTTTGAAAAACTGCGGCAGCATATCTCGCGAAATGCTCAGGATAAACAGGAACTGCATCTATTCATGCTTTCTGGAGTTCCGGATGCAGTTTTTGAACTTACTGACCTAGAAGTCCTAAGACTTGAGCTGATTCCAGAAGCTAAAATCCCAGCCAAAATCTCTCAAATGACTGCCCTTCAAGAGCTCCATCTTTATCACTGCCCAGCAAAGGTGGAACAAACCGCTTTTAGTTTTCTTAGAGACAACTTAAAGTGCCTTCATGTGAAATTTACTGATGTAGCCGAAATACCTGCATGGGTCTACTTACTAAAGAATCTACGTGAGTTATACTTGATGGGAAATTTAAACTCTGAAAACAATAAAATGATTGGGCTTGAATCTTTGAGAGAGTTGCGACATTTAAAGATTCTTTATGTAAAGAGCAACTTATCCAAAATTCCATCTAACATAACTGATGTTGCTCCACATTTAACCAAACTAGTCATTCATAATGATGGCACCAAACTTGTTGTACTGAATAGCCTTAAGAAGATGATGAACATTGCAGAACTAGAACTCTATCATTGTGAATTGGAAAGAATACCCCACGCTATATTCAGTCTCACCAACTTACAAGAATTGGACCTGAAGTCAAACAGCATACGTACCATTGAAGAAGTCATTAGTTTCCAACACTTGAAGAGATTGACTTGCTTAAAGTTATGGCACAATAAAATTGTGAACATTCCTCAATCCATCTCACAGGTTAAGAACTTGGAAGCTCTTTATTTATCCAATAATAAACTTGAAGCCTTACCGGGGGCACTTTTCACTTTACTGAAATTAAGGTATTTGGATGTCGGCCACAATTATATCTCTATGGTACCCCCTGAAATTGGACTGCTACAAAACCTTCAGCACTTGTACATCACTGGGAATAAAGTGGATACTTTGCCAAAGACCTTGTTCAAATGTGTTAAATTAAGAACTTTGTGCTTGGGACAGAACTGTATAACTGCTGTGCCCGAAAAGATTGGACATCTTGTTCAACTCACTCATCTGGAGTTAAAGGGAAATTGTTTAGATCGCCTTCCCTTTCAGATCATTCAATGTCGCCTTCTTAAAAGAAATGGACTGATTGTGGAAGATCATCTGTTTGATGGTTTGCCTTCTGAAGTGAAAGAATCACTGGAACAAGATATCGCATTTGCTAATGGGATATAA